One region of Mucilaginibacter gotjawali genomic DNA includes:
- the galE gene encoding UDP-glucose 4-epimerase GalE, whose product MGKKILVTGGTGYIGAHTVVELQNNDYEVIIVDNLANSDIKILGQIASITGEKPEFFRLDLRDKNAIAEILKIHPDIKGVIHFAASKSVSESVKKPLLYYDNNILALVNLLNALAGKPVNLVFSSSCTVYGEPDTLPVTELADIKKAESPYGNTKQIGEEILKETANAVKDLSVIALRYFNPVGAHPSALIGELPNGVPQNLVPYITQTAIGKREQLTVFGDQFDTPDGSCIRDFIHVVDLARAHVAAIRRMEAGQAHAAFEVFNIGTGQGYSVLELIRTFEKVTGTQLNYRIGPPRDGDIVKIWGDVSLAEKELGWRAENDLTSMLSSAWAWENYINNNPFN is encoded by the coding sequence ATGGGAAAAAAGATATTGGTTACAGGAGGCACAGGTTACATAGGTGCGCACACAGTTGTTGAATTACAAAATAATGATTACGAGGTTATTATCGTTGATAATTTAGCAAACTCGGATATAAAGATACTCGGGCAGATAGCGTCCATCACCGGGGAAAAACCGGAATTTTTTAGATTGGATCTCCGCGATAAAAATGCAATAGCTGAAATATTAAAAATCCATCCGGATATAAAAGGCGTTATACATTTCGCTGCCTCCAAATCGGTAAGTGAATCTGTAAAAAAGCCACTGCTATATTACGATAACAATATTTTAGCGCTGGTAAACCTGCTTAACGCTTTGGCCGGTAAGCCTGTGAATTTAGTCTTCTCTTCATCATGTACCGTTTACGGTGAACCCGATACATTACCGGTAACAGAACTTGCTGACATAAAAAAAGCGGAATCTCCGTATGGAAATACGAAACAAATCGGTGAGGAAATATTAAAAGAAACCGCCAACGCAGTAAAAGATTTAAGCGTTATTGCGCTCAGGTATTTTAACCCTGTGGGGGCCCATCCATCGGCTTTAATCGGGGAGTTGCCGAATGGGGTACCGCAGAACCTGGTACCCTATATCACGCAAACGGCTATCGGCAAACGCGAGCAGCTAACGGTCTTCGGCGACCAGTTTGATACGCCGGATGGCAGCTGTATCAGGGATTTTATTCATGTTGTTGATTTGGCCAGGGCACATGTTGCTGCAATCAGGCGGATGGAAGCCGGGCAGGCTCATGCTGCTTTCGAGGTTTTTAATATTGGCACAGGTCAGGGTTATTCCGTGCTGGAGCTTATCCGCACTTTTGAAAAAGTGACCGGAACACAATTGAACTATCGTATTGGCCCACCTCGCGACGGCGACATTGTAAAAATTTGGGGGGATGTGAGCCTGGCCGAAAAAGAATTGGGATGGAGAGCCGAAAATGATTTAACCAGCATGTTGTCTTCAGCATGGGCCTGGGAAAATTATATCAATAACAATCCTTTTAATTAA
- a CDS encoding alpha-galactosidase produces MFFAIEHPMSQTMADKFSTSIYLPRLNAVYKSAPLTISSVWGITPPNQMRRGFLRYIELERAVPYRQMLHYNSWFDISWDDRKLSDSVCLDRIKGFKDSLVDKRKVKLTAFLFDDGWDDNKTLWQFNTGFPRGFSKIAAATKDASSTLGVWISPWGGYDEPKIQRINYGKAQNPPFETNENGFSLTGPNYYKRFRAVTTSFIKDYNISMFKFDGVGAGNGASGASITYQKDIEAFLKLITGLRDEKPDLYLSLTVGTWPSVYWLKYGDAIWRAGEDTGLGGEGPKRQQWITYKDGQAYTNIVKRAPLFPLNSIMYHGVCIADNGLPGTLEMDDKNISDEIWAFFGTGTGLQELYVNPHKLNSANWDCIRNAANWSRAHAEQMADIHWVGGDPLKGEVYGYAGWADKKAVLTLRNPTSHSKTFILDVKKVFDLPGGYTAGYSFSDAKSGSGSTMYRGKRFTVKLAPFEVKTMNASQL; encoded by the coding sequence ATGTTCTTCGCAATTGAGCACCCGATGAGCCAAACTATGGCTGATAAATTTAGTACTTCTATTTACCTGCCGCGTTTAAATGCTGTTTATAAATCGGCTCCGCTTACCATTTCATCAGTATGGGGCATTACGCCGCCCAATCAAATGCGTCGTGGCTTTTTACGCTATATTGAGCTTGAAAGGGCAGTGCCCTATCGCCAGATGTTGCATTACAACTCATGGTTTGACATTTCGTGGGATGACCGTAAACTCAGCGACTCGGTTTGTCTTGACCGTATAAAAGGGTTTAAAGATAGCCTGGTAGATAAACGCAAAGTAAAACTTACCGCATTTTTATTTGATGATGGCTGGGACGACAATAAAACTTTATGGCAATTTAATACAGGTTTTCCTCGTGGCTTCAGCAAAATAGCAGCAGCAACTAAAGATGCCAGTTCAACACTGGGAGTTTGGATCTCACCATGGGGAGGTTACGATGAGCCGAAAATACAGCGTATAAATTACGGAAAGGCACAAAACCCGCCTTTTGAAACCAATGAAAATGGATTTTCATTAACGGGGCCTAATTATTATAAACGATTCAGGGCTGTAACCACCTCATTTATTAAAGACTACAATATCAGCATGTTTAAGTTTGATGGTGTTGGGGCGGGTAACGGTGCAAGTGGCGCCAGCATAACTTATCAAAAAGATATCGAAGCTTTTTTAAAGCTGATTACTGGGTTGCGTGATGAGAAGCCTGACCTCTACCTGAGTTTAACCGTTGGCACATGGCCATCTGTTTACTGGTTAAAATATGGCGATGCGATCTGGCGGGCCGGTGAAGATACAGGGCTTGGCGGCGAAGGCCCGAAGCGCCAGCAATGGATCACTTATAAAGACGGGCAGGCTTATACCAATATTGTTAAAAGAGCGCCCTTATTTCCGTTAAATTCCATTATGTATCACGGCGTTTGCATTGCGGATAATGGATTGCCCGGAACATTGGAAATGGACGACAAGAATATCAGTGATGAGATCTGGGCTTTTTTTGGCACAGGTACCGGCTTGCAGGAGTTGTATGTTAATCCGCATAAATTAAATTCAGCCAATTGGGATTGCATACGTAATGCTGCAAATTGGTCGCGGGCTCATGCTGAACAAATGGCAGATATCCATTGGGTAGGTGGCGACCCGTTAAAGGGCGAAGTTTATGGTTATGCAGGCTGGGCCGATAAAAAAGCTGTACTTACGCTGAGAAACCCCACATCTCATTCAAAAACATTTATTTTAGACGTTAAAAAAGTGTTTGACTTACCTGGTGGATACACTGCGGGGTACAGTTTTTCTGACGCAAAGTCAGGCTCAGGGTCGACTATGTATCGCGGAAAAAGGTTTACAGTAAAATTGGCCCCTTTTGAAGTTAAAACAATGAATGCAAGCCAGTTATAA
- a CDS encoding phosphotransferase enzyme family protein — MNSSAMLYDFAGIIAQFNTEEGDFEISGFGSGHINDTYLVKNPGSEHPGYLLQKINSFVFKNIGGLMNNMLYVVNHLKQKISETGGNPDKEVLTLIPTKKGKYYYKDQQDNYWRMTCFLADTKSYDLVTTKQQAYQGGVAFGRFQYLLSDLDPALLIDTIPDFLNIEKRLFDFRKAIEGDTAGRLKEVKEEVDFLNSRATAMNEIPKLGRANILPLRITHNDTKFNNILLDKEGNIQCVIDLDTVMPGYIAFDFGDAIRTIINTAAEDEADLNTIQLNIPLFTEFTKGYLSETRSFLTEAELKSLMMGVLLLPYMQAVRFLTDYLEGDVYYKTHFAGHNLQRTHAQIQLFKILELNKTELENILQTEWNNLKPGAILNAPVIKQDAL, encoded by the coding sequence ATGAATAGCAGCGCAATGCTTTATGATTTTGCAGGCATCATTGCACAATTTAATACTGAAGAGGGCGATTTCGAAATATCAGGTTTTGGATCAGGACACATAAATGATACTTACCTGGTAAAAAATCCCGGAAGTGAACATCCGGGCTATTTGCTTCAAAAGATAAATAGTTTTGTATTCAAAAATATCGGCGGTTTAATGAACAACATGCTCTATGTTGTAAACCATTTAAAACAAAAAATAAGCGAAACAGGCGGCAATCCTGATAAAGAAGTATTAACACTTATCCCTACAAAAAAAGGCAAGTATTATTACAAAGATCAACAGGACAATTACTGGCGGATGACTTGCTTTTTAGCCGACACCAAAAGCTATGACCTGGTTACTACCAAACAACAAGCCTACCAGGGCGGCGTGGCTTTCGGCAGGTTCCAATATCTTTTATCCGATCTGGACCCGGCATTGCTGATCGATACTATTCCAGACTTTCTGAATATTGAAAAACGCTTGTTTGATTTCAGGAAAGCTATAGAAGGTGATACCGCCGGCAGGTTAAAGGAGGTTAAAGAAGAAGTTGATTTTCTGAACAGCCGGGCTACGGCCATGAATGAGATCCCGAAATTAGGGCGAGCGAATATTTTACCCCTGCGCATTACCCATAACGACACTAAATTTAACAATATACTGCTTGATAAGGAGGGTAATATTCAGTGTGTAATTGATTTAGATACGGTAATGCCCGGCTACATAGCTTTTGATTTTGGTGATGCCATCCGCACCATCATCAATACCGCTGCTGAAGACGAGGCTGATTTAAATACTATACAATTAAATATCCCGCTGTTTACAGAGTTTACCAAAGGTTATTTGAGTGAAACAAGGTCATTCCTTACCGAAGCTGAATTAAAATCGCTGATGATGGGTGTGTTATTGTTACCCTACATGCAGGCAGTGAGGTTCCTGACGGATTACCTGGAGGGCGACGTTTATTATAAAACGCACTTTGCCGGCCATAATTTACAGCGCACCCACGCACAGATACAACTGTTTAAAATACTTGAGCTGAACAAGACGGAGCTGGAGAATATTCTTCAAACCGAGTGGAACAATTTAAAACCCGGGGCTATACTAAATGCACCGGTAATAAAACAAGATGCCTTATAA
- a CDS encoding glucosamine-6-phosphate deaminase produces MARLNLLEETRFEKLPVTVYPDKLTASKTVAKRIADIIIRKAAKGENAVLGLATGVTPIGVYAELVRLHKEDGLSFKNVITFNLDEYFPMLPSSSQSYDAFMKEHLFNHIDIDLTNVHIPDGTLKQEEVAAFCLAYEQKITALGGLDLQILGIGRTGHIGFNEPGSAPNSGTRLVSLDDLTRSDAAHDFGAKSKVPTKAITMGIGTIFKAREIILMAWSAKKAPILKKAVEGDLSADVPATYLQLSDHVEFIVDKEAASELTRFNTPWLVKDCVWTDLLIKKAVIWLAKTLNKPILKLTDDDYNNHGMAQLATEKGPVYNINIQIFNKLQHTITGWPGGKPNADDSQRPERAIPAQKRIVVFSPHPDDDVISMGGTFIRLADQGHDVHVAYQTSGNTAVWDDDALRYIEFSLDFSKSQNIKADAIEKLYGDTRGFINTKQSNQADPAELQAIKGLIRKGEAIAGARFVGLDDDHIHFQNLPFYDKRKTNKNVSYEDDIQQTVALLQQVKPHQVFAAGDFADPHGTHETCFNIILEALKRLSKTEAWVNDCWLWLYRGAWFEFETYEIEMCVPLSPDEVERKRLAIFKHQSQKDRPVFPGDDAREFWVRAEDRTSETAKIYNELGLAEYEAMEAFVKWKF; encoded by the coding sequence ATGGCACGCTTAAATCTTTTAGAAGAAACAAGATTTGAAAAACTACCGGTTACGGTGTACCCCGATAAACTTACTGCATCAAAAACAGTTGCAAAACGCATTGCCGATATCATCATCCGGAAAGCCGCCAAAGGCGAAAACGCTGTACTTGGCCTGGCAACAGGTGTAACGCCTATAGGTGTATACGCCGAATTGGTGCGGCTGCACAAGGAAGATGGGCTCAGCTTTAAAAATGTAATTACCTTCAACCTGGATGAATATTTTCCAATGTTGCCTTCATCATCACAAAGCTATGATGCTTTTATGAAGGAGCATTTGTTTAACCATATTGATATTGATTTAACCAACGTACACATCCCTGATGGTACATTAAAACAAGAGGAAGTAGCTGCCTTTTGTTTGGCCTATGAACAAAAGATCACCGCATTGGGCGGTCTGGATCTGCAAATATTAGGTATTGGGCGTACTGGTCATATCGGCTTCAATGAGCCCGGCTCTGCACCCAATTCGGGAACACGGCTGGTATCACTGGATGACTTAACGCGAAGCGATGCAGCGCATGATTTTGGTGCAAAATCAAAAGTGCCCACCAAAGCCATTACCATGGGGATAGGCACAATATTTAAGGCCCGCGAAATCATCCTGATGGCATGGAGCGCCAAAAAAGCGCCAATACTAAAAAAAGCCGTCGAGGGTGATCTATCCGCAGATGTGCCAGCTACCTACCTGCAACTATCTGATCATGTTGAATTTATAGTTGATAAAGAAGCAGCATCCGAATTAACCCGCTTTAATACCCCATGGCTGGTAAAAGATTGTGTATGGACCGACCTTTTAATTAAAAAAGCGGTGATCTGGCTTGCCAAAACATTAAACAAGCCGATTTTAAAGTTGACGGATGACGATTACAACAACCACGGTATGGCCCAGCTGGCGACCGAAAAAGGGCCTGTTTATAACATCAATATCCAAATATTTAATAAACTGCAGCATACTATAACCGGCTGGCCCGGAGGGAAACCCAATGCAGATGACAGCCAAAGACCTGAAAGGGCAATACCGGCCCAAAAACGGATCGTTGTGTTTTCGCCGCATCCGGATGATGACGTAATTTCAATGGGTGGCACCTTTATCCGCCTTGCCGACCAGGGGCATGATGTGCACGTAGCCTACCAAACATCGGGTAATACCGCAGTTTGGGACGACGACGCATTACGATATATCGAGTTCTCGCTTGATTTTTCAAAATCGCAAAACATCAAAGCTGATGCTATAGAAAAATTATATGGCGATACCCGCGGGTTCATCAACACAAAACAATCCAACCAGGCTGACCCTGCGGAACTCCAAGCAATAAAAGGGTTGATACGCAAAGGCGAAGCTATTGCCGGTGCGCGGTTTGTAGGTTTGGATGATGACCATATTCATTTTCAAAACCTGCCTTTTTACGATAAGCGGAAAACGAACAAAAATGTATCCTACGAAGATGACATTCAACAAACGGTAGCTTTATTGCAGCAGGTGAAACCGCACCAGGTTTTTGCAGCAGGCGATTTTGCAGATCCGCATGGCACCCATGAAACCTGTTTCAATATCATTTTAGAAGCCTTAAAACGTCTCAGTAAAACGGAAGCCTGGGTTAACGATTGCTGGCTATGGCTGTACCGTGGCGCATGGTTTGAGTTTGAAACCTACGAGATTGAAATGTGCGTGCCCTTATCGCCGGACGAAGTAGAGCGAAAGCGTTTGGCCATTTTCAAGCACCAGTCGCAAAAAGACAGGCCGGTATTCCCCGGCGATGATGCAAGGGAATTTTGGGTACGCGCAGAAGACCGTACCAGCGAGACGGCTAAAATATACAACGAACTTGGGTTAGCGGAGTACGAAGCCATGGAGGCATTTGTAAAATGGAAGTTCTGA
- the glmM gene encoding phosphoglucosamine mutase: protein MTLIKSISGIRGTIGGKPGEGLTPFDIVKYTAAYGRWVKQTTGIPKIVIGRDARISGEMVKNLVIGTLMSIGIDVIDIGLSTTPTVEIAVPGEKAGGGIIITASHNPKQWNALKLLNALGEFINDEEGKDVLAIAEDSELTFSSVDKIGKVTADDSYLQKHIDKILALPYVDAEAIRSADFRVVIDCVNSTGGIFLPPLLNALGVTQIEELFCVPNGQFPHDPEPLPENLVALSGKVIETRANLGIAVDPDVDRLCFADENGAMFGEEYTLVAVADYIMQRNPGNTVSNLSSTRALRDITELNGGTYYASAVGEVNVVTKMKETNAVIGGEGNGGIIYPELHYGRDALVGIALFLTHLAKTGKTVSELRATYPAYYISKNKIILTEGMDIDGLLKKMELKYRHQPYSTIDGLKIEFDKQWVHLRKSNTEPVIRIYAEAGTMERAAQLAEQIITDIHKLIKNQ, encoded by the coding sequence ATGACTTTAATTAAATCAATCTCCGGCATCAGGGGAACTATTGGCGGCAAGCCTGGTGAAGGCCTCACCCCTTTTGATATTGTTAAATACACGGCAGCTTATGGCCGTTGGGTGAAACAGACCACAGGTATCCCCAAAATCGTGATCGGGCGGGATGCCCGCATTTCGGGTGAAATGGTAAAAAACCTTGTTATTGGCACCCTGATGAGTATTGGTATTGACGTTATAGACATCGGGCTTTCAACCACCCCTACCGTTGAAATTGCTGTTCCCGGCGAAAAAGCAGGTGGCGGTATCATTATCACCGCCAGCCATAACCCCAAACAATGGAACGCATTAAAATTATTAAATGCGCTTGGCGAATTTATTAATGATGAGGAGGGTAAGGACGTTTTGGCAATTGCAGAAGATAGCGAGCTTACCTTTAGTAGCGTAGATAAAATAGGTAAAGTAACTGCCGACGATTCCTATCTCCAAAAACACATCGACAAAATTTTAGCGCTGCCTTACGTTGATGCTGAGGCGATAAGAAGTGCAGACTTCAGGGTGGTTATTGACTGCGTGAATTCAACAGGTGGCATCTTCTTACCGCCTTTATTGAATGCGTTGGGAGTTACACAAATAGAGGAACTATTTTGTGTGCCAAACGGGCAATTCCCGCATGACCCGGAGCCTTTGCCCGAAAACCTGGTAGCATTATCGGGCAAAGTAATTGAAACCAGGGCAAACCTCGGCATTGCCGTCGACCCTGATGTCGACCGGCTTTGTTTTGCAGACGAGAACGGCGCTATGTTTGGTGAAGAATATACGCTGGTTGCTGTTGCCGACTATATCATGCAGCGCAATCCCGGGAACACTGTGTCCAACCTGTCTTCGACACGCGCTTTGCGCGATATTACTGAACTGAACGGAGGCACCTATTATGCATCGGCAGTTGGTGAAGTTAACGTAGTAACAAAAATGAAGGAGACCAACGCGGTTATCGGCGGCGAAGGTAATGGAGGTATCATTTATCCTGAATTGCATTACGGCAGAGATGCGTTGGTTGGTATCGCTTTATTTTTAACGCACCTGGCAAAAACCGGTAAAACAGTGTCTGAATTACGCGCAACCTACCCTGCCTACTACATCTCGAAAAACAAGATCATCCTCACTGAAGGTATGGACATTGATGGTTTGTTAAAAAAGATGGAGCTGAAATACCGGCATCAGCCTTACAGCACAATTGATGGCTTAAAAATTGAATTCGATAAACAGTGGGTGCACCTGCGCAAATCAAATACTGAACCTGTGATCCGGATCTATGCGGAAGCAGGAACAATGGAGCGCGCTGCGCAATTAGCCGAACAAATCATTACCGACATCCATAAGCTTATTAAAAATCAGTAA
- a CDS encoding peptidase associated/transthyretin-like domain-containing protein, translating into MIESFFELVKPAKYLLVLFFLLSGLTSYAQKVTGLVIDKATRQCISGVVIKAALVTTRSNQLGQFEITISHPDDSLKIIHPGYQTRFVAAGKPNVLLTIELTSTVNNLNEVTIYGDRNFKKDSLANRADFARQFNYKGPRVIDAFTNGMNFSPGEFFSVNLLTLVEALTKKSTPEYKFNKLLIRDEHEQYVDEHFNRGIVSGITDLKGDTLAAFLLQYRPTYDFVKKSTDYDMEVYIRGCFKKFKDAGYKNVGPVLPEADKTGGDVKLN; encoded by the coding sequence TTGATAGAATCTTTTTTTGAATTGGTAAAGCCGGCTAAATATTTATTGGTTTTGTTTTTCCTTTTATCGGGGCTTACTTCTTATGCCCAAAAAGTTACGGGTTTGGTAATTGATAAAGCCACCAGGCAATGCATCAGTGGTGTGGTTATAAAAGCCGCGTTAGTTACCACCCGCAGCAACCAGCTTGGTCAATTTGAGATCACAATTTCTCATCCTGATGACAGCCTGAAAATAATACACCCGGGCTATCAAACGCGTTTTGTTGCTGCAGGCAAGCCAAACGTGCTGCTCACCATCGAGCTTACATCAACAGTAAATAACCTTAACGAGGTGACTATTTATGGTGACAGGAACTTTAAAAAGGATTCCCTCGCCAACCGGGCCGACTTTGCCCGGCAGTTTAATTATAAAGGCCCAAGGGTAATTGATGCGTTTACCAATGGCATGAATTTTTCGCCGGGGGAGTTTTTTTCGGTTAATCTGCTTACTTTAGTTGAGGCCCTCACCAAAAAAAGCACACCTGAATATAAATTCAATAAGCTGCTCATCCGCGATGAACATGAGCAATATGTGGATGAACATTTTAACCGGGGCATCGTATCGGGCATCACCGATCTGAAAGGCGATACCCTTGCAGCCTTTTTACTGCAATATCGCCCAACTTATGATTTTGTAAAAAAATCAACAGACTATGACATGGAGGTGTATATCAGGGGATGCTTTAAAAAGTTTAAGGATGCGGGGTATAAAAATGTTGGTCCTGTTTTACCTGAGGCTGATAAAACAGGAGGGGATGTAAAGTTGAATTGA
- a CDS encoding glycine--tRNA ligase translates to MSKSTDELFKNVISHAKEYGFVFPSSEIYDGLSAVYDYGQNGVELKNNIKTYWWKAMVQMHENIVGLDSAIFMHPTIWKASGHVDGFSDPMIDNKDSQKRYRADQLLEDKIARYDKDGKTDKAEQLQIEMDNALKAENLPRLRELIIEHEIADPVSGTRNWTEVRQFNLMFSTQMGAVADDADLIYLRPETAQGIFVNYLNVQKSGRMKIPFGIAQIGKAFRNEVIARQFIIRMREFEQMEMQYFVRPGTQKEWFNKWKETRLKWHLALGTEPEKYRYHEHTKLAHYADAAYDIEFEFPFGFKEVEGIHSRTDFDLSQHQKFSTKKMQYFDPEVDPETGKPFGNYIPYVIETSIGLDRMFLLTMINAFEEEDLSTEEKQDSRTVLRLHPCLAPVKAAIFPLIKKDGLPEKAREIMDRLKVDFNLQYEEKDAIGKRYRRQDAIGTPFCITVDHQTLEDDTVTIRYRDTMQQERVNSAELQKIIGDKVSWRNLLA, encoded by the coding sequence ATGAGCAAATCAACCGACGAACTTTTTAAAAACGTTATATCGCACGCAAAAGAATATGGCTTTGTTTTTCCTTCCAGTGAAATTTACGACGGACTAAGCGCCGTTTATGATTACGGGCAAAATGGTGTGGAATTAAAGAACAACATTAAAACCTACTGGTGGAAAGCCATGGTGCAGATGCACGAGAATATCGTAGGGCTTGATTCTGCCATATTTATGCACCCTACCATCTGGAAAGCCAGCGGACACGTAGATGGTTTCAGCGACCCGATGATCGATAACAAGGATTCGCAAAAACGCTACCGTGCTGATCAATTGCTGGAGGACAAAATTGCCCGTTATGATAAAGACGGCAAAACCGACAAGGCCGAACAGCTGCAAATTGAAATGGATAACGCCCTTAAGGCCGAGAATTTGCCGCGCTTAAGGGAATTGATTATAGAACATGAAATTGCCGACCCCGTTAGCGGTACCCGCAACTGGACAGAGGTGCGTCAGTTTAACCTGATGTTCAGCACGCAGATGGGCGCTGTTGCCGATGATGCCGACCTGATCTATCTCCGCCCCGAAACGGCCCAGGGCATCTTTGTAAATTACCTGAACGTGCAAAAATCGGGCAGGATGAAAATTCCTTTCGGGATCGCGCAAATTGGCAAGGCCTTCCGTAACGAAGTGATCGCCCGCCAGTTTATTATCCGCATGCGCGAATTTGAGCAGATGGAAATGCAATACTTTGTACGCCCCGGCACGCAAAAGGAATGGTTTAACAAATGGAAAGAAACCCGGTTAAAATGGCACCTTGCCTTAGGTACCGAACCCGAAAAATACCGTTACCACGAGCATACCAAGCTGGCGCATTACGCCGACGCTGCATATGATATTGAGTTTGAATTCCCGTTTGGCTTTAAAGAGGTAGAAGGCATCCATAGCCGTACCGATTTCGACCTGAGCCAGCACCAGAAGTTCTCGACCAAAAAAATGCAATATTTCGATCCGGAAGTTGACCCTGAAACCGGGAAACCTTTTGGTAACTATATCCCTTATGTAATTGAAACCTCCATCGGTTTGGACAGGATGTTTTTATTGACGATGATCAACGCCTTTGAGGAAGAAGACCTGAGCACCGAAGAAAAACAAGACAGCCGCACTGTATTAAGGCTTCACCCCTGCCTGGCGCCGGTTAAAGCCGCTATTTTCCCATTGATTAAAAAAGACGGTTTGCCCGAAAAGGCCCGTGAAATAATGGACAGGCTTAAGGTTGACTTTAACCTGCAATACGAAGAGAAAGACGCCATCGGCAAACGTTACCGCCGCCAGGATGCCATAGGTACCCCATTCTGTATCACCGTTGACCACCAGACATTAGAAGACGATACCGTAACCATCCGCTACCGCGACACCATGCAACAGGAACGCGTTAATTCAGCTGAACTGCAAAAGATCATTGGCGATAAGGTGAGCTGGAGGAATTTGCTGGCATAA
- a CDS encoding YncE family protein, translating to MKKLILSLVVVSAFAISAVTAQTYRVAKTYHIKSSGGYDYITVDSLSNNLYVSHGNQVNVLNKTTGDSIGVIKTDKDVHGIALVHAMGKGYITNGGANSVAVFDLKTNKILGHVPAGEFADGIFYDTFSKKVISCNGKSKNMTVIDPSTDKAVATIQLTGWPETATSDGKGRIYVNNAEKSEIDVIDAKTYKIIHTWALAPGKGPSGLAMDRKTMRLFAGCDGNLLVVMDATNGKIVTTLPIDDECDAVGFDVKLKTVYSSNGEGTLTVIKEITPDKFTVAQVLKTEKGARTNAVDQITHKIYLPTADFKPKDPKSFRPAAIPGTFRVLVVSQ from the coding sequence ATGAAAAAACTTATCCTCTCCCTTGTGGTAGTTTCCGCATTTGCTATATCCGCTGTTACTGCTCAAACCTATCGAGTTGCCAAAACCTACCATATTAAAAGCAGCGGTGGTTACGATTATATAACGGTTGATTCGCTATCAAACAACCTCTACGTTTCGCATGGCAACCAGGTAAACGTTTTAAACAAAACTACCGGCGACTCCATCGGCGTTATCAAAACGGATAAAGATGTACATGGCATTGCATTGGTGCATGCAATGGGCAAAGGCTATATCACCAACGGTGGCGCCAACAGCGTAGCAGTTTTCGACCTGAAAACTAATAAAATATTGGGCCATGTGCCTGCCGGCGAATTTGCCGATGGTATATTTTACGATACTTTCTCCAAAAAAGTGATCAGCTGCAATGGCAAAAGCAAAAACATGACGGTGATTGACCCTTCAACAGACAAAGCCGTAGCCACTATCCAGCTTACCGGTTGGCCCGAAACAGCTACCAGCGATGGCAAAGGCAGGATCTATGTAAACAATGCCGAAAAAAGCGAGATTGATGTAATTGACGCTAAAACCTATAAAATTATTCATACATGGGCTTTAGCACCAGGCAAAGGCCCGTCAGGTTTGGCAATGGACCGCAAGACCATGCGCCTGTTTGCAGGTTGCGATGGTAATTTATTAGTGGTGATGGATGCCACCAATGGAAAAATAGTTACTACCCTCCCTATCGACGATGAATGCGATGCCGTTGGTTTTGATGTAAAGCTAAAAACAGTTTATTCATCCAACGGCGAAGGCACCTTAACCGTCATCAAAGAAATTACCCCGGATAAGTTTACCGTAGCCCAGGTGTTAAAAACCGAAAAAGGCGCACGCACAAACGCAGTCGACCAAATCACCCACAAAATTTATTTACCTACGGCAGATTTTAAACCGAAGGATCCAAAATCTTTCAGGCCAGCTGCGATACCAGGTACCTTCAGGGTTTTGGTGGTGAGCCAGTAA